Proteins co-encoded in one Octopus bimaculoides isolate UCB-OBI-ISO-001 chromosome 7, ASM119413v2, whole genome shotgun sequence genomic window:
- the LOC106876810 gene encoding armadillo repeat-containing protein 1, which translates to MISLDSLDSLKLFAVDPKQRSMLLQDKTLIDGLVLLLSNESETVIISTLEIFLLLSECPEGRTQLIENNYLQMQLEEILQSPNEDICNKAMKLYEALQNTPVVNPAKTNIYQTPKNNRRSNLSKTDHSSSTHNSKYKTILFQLKGLFDKHDRELCTCLLIKVKGVISIIFDMNKSRCTVRTLSKVQPEVLAEAIAKSQTMSAQQIVKNELGEEVILPCSSDQTDVSTDGPDYLDDVESPLADDKAVCRTESSNNRFYSGSWLRTAANYFSNSFW; encoded by the exons gaCAAAACATTGATTGATGGACTTGTTCTTCTACTTAGCAATGAATCAGAAACTGTGATAATATCAACATTGGAG ATCTTTCTTCTGTTATCGGAATGTCCAGAAGGTAGAACCCAACTCATTGAGAATAATTACCTTCAAATGCAACTTGAAGAAATCCTCCA atctcCAAATGAAGATATTTGTAATAAAGCTATGAAGCTATATGAAGCTCTACAGAACACTCCTGTTGTCAACCCTGCTAAAACTAATATTTATCAAACTCCTAAAAATAACAG aagaaGTAATCTATCCAAAACTGATCATTCTTCTAGTACTCACAACAGTAAATACAAAACAATACTGTTCCAATTAAAAGGACTTTTTGATAAG CATGATCGTGAATTATGTACCTGTCTCCTTATCAAAGTTAAAGGTGTCATCAGCATAATCTTTGATATGAACAAATCCCGTTGCACCGTGAGGACTCTTTCAAAAGTACAACCTGAG gtatTAGCTGAAGCAATAGCAAAATCTCAAACTATGTCAGCACAGCAGATTGTAAAAAATGAACTTGGTGAAGAG GTTATATTGCCATGCAGCAGCGACCAAACTGATGTCAGTACTGATGGGCCCGACTATTTGGATGATGTTGAAAGTCCGCTGGCTGATGACAAAGCTGTTTGTCGTACCGAGAGCTCGAATAACAGATTTTACTCTGGAAGCTGGTTACGCACTGCAGCTAATTATTTCTCCAATTCGTTCTGGTga